A window of Streptomyces sp. NBC_01689 genomic DNA:
GCCCGTCAACGGCACGGACCGCTGGGCCGTCGCCCAGGCCGCGCCGTTCCGCCGGATCCACGTCCAGGGCGGTCTCAACCTCGCCCCGAACGGCTACGGCTGGGCGTCCGGCGGCTACATCGCCGACTCGAAGATCGACGGCACGGTCGGCCCGTACTCGCAGCAGCAGTGGTACACCCGTGACAGCTCGGTCGGCGGCTGGACCAACGGCGTGTGGAACATGACGTTCTCCGGAGTGCAGGGCGCACCCGCGACCAACTTCGACAGCGGCCCGTACACCACCCTGGACAACACTCCCGTCTCCCGCGAGAAGCCGTTCCTGTACCTGGACGGCAGCACCTACAAGGTGTTCGTGCCCGGGAAGCGGACCAACGCCCGCGGTGTGTCCTGGCCCGCCAACGCCGGCGGCACCTCGCTGTCGCTGGACCAGTTCTACGTCGTCAAGCCCGGCGCGACCGCGGCGACCATCAACGCCGCACTCGCCCAGGGACTCAACCTCCTCTTCACCCCGGGCGTGTACCACCTCGACCAGACCATCAACGTGAACCGCGCCAACACCGTCGTGCTCGGGCTGGGGCTGGCCACCATCGTTCCCGACAACGGCGTCGACGCCATGCACGTCGCCGATGTCGACGGTGTCCGGCTCGCCGGTTTCCTCATCGACGCGGGCTCCGCCAAGTCCGACACCCTGCTGCAGATCGGCCCGGCGGGCAGCTCGGCCGACCACGCCGCCAACCCCACCACCATGCAGGACGTGTTCGTCCGTATCGGCGGCGCCGGACCCGGCCTGGCCACCAACTCCGTGGTGGTCAACAGCGACGACGCCATCGTCGACCACACCTGGATCTGGCGCGCCGACCACGGCACCGGCGTCGGCTGGGAGACGAACCGCGCCGACTACGGTCTGGTGGTGAACGGCGACGACGTCCTCACCACCGGTCTGTTCGTGGAGCACTTCAACAAGTACGACGTGCTCTGGAACGGCGAACGCGGCCGGACGATCTTCTTCCAGAACGAGAAGGCCTACGACGTGCCGAACGCGGCCGCCATCACCCATGACGGCATCGTCGGCTACGCCGCCTACAAGGTCGCCGACAGTGTCAACGTCCACGAAGCGTGGGGTCTCGGCAGTTACTGCAACTTCACGTCCGATCCGACGATCGTCCAGCAACACGGGTTCCAGGTCCCCGTCAAGACGGGCATCAAGATGCACGACATCCTGGTGATCTCGCTCGGCGGCAAGGGGCAGTACGCCCATGTCGTCAACAACACGGGCTCACCCACCTCGGGCACGGACACCGTTCCGTCGAAGATCACCCAGTTCCCCTGACCGACCACCGGGAACGCTGAGCACCTGACCACAGGCCCGTGGTCCGCCCA
This region includes:
- a CDS encoding discoidin domain-containing protein codes for the protein MRLRSLGIALAAAAALITLPAHSPAVAAETPLSQGRTTTSSSDENAGTPAAYAVDGNTATRWSSAATDAQWLQVDLGTAATLSKVVLNWETAYGKDYKIQVSDNGSSWTDVKSVTGGDGGTDTLDVTGHGRYVRMSGVARGTQYGYSLWEFQVFGTSDTGTPPSGNCNTANAAKGRPATASSTENAGTPASSAFDDNTATRWSSQASDPQWVQVDLGSVQDICKVDLNWEAAYGKAFTIQASANGQDWTTLKSVTDGTGGTASYAVSGSGRYVRINGTARGTGYGYSLWEVAVHTGSTGTPPVEGGGDLGPNVIVVDPSTPNLQAKFDQVFAQQESSQFGSGRYQFLLKPGTYNGINAQLGFYTSISGLGLNPDDTQINGDITVDAGWFNGNATQNFWRSAENLAIRPVNGTDRWAVAQAAPFRRIHVQGGLNLAPNGYGWASGGYIADSKIDGTVGPYSQQQWYTRDSSVGGWTNGVWNMTFSGVQGAPATNFDSGPYTTLDNTPVSREKPFLYLDGSTYKVFVPGKRTNARGVSWPANAGGTSLSLDQFYVVKPGATAATINAALAQGLNLLFTPGVYHLDQTINVNRANTVVLGLGLATIVPDNGVDAMHVADVDGVRLAGFLIDAGSAKSDTLLQIGPAGSSADHAANPTTMQDVFVRIGGAGPGLATNSVVVNSDDAIVDHTWIWRADHGTGVGWETNRADYGLVVNGDDVLTTGLFVEHFNKYDVLWNGERGRTIFFQNEKAYDVPNAAAITHDGIVGYAAYKVADSVNVHEAWGLGSYCNFTSDPTIVQQHGFQVPVKTGIKMHDILVISLGGKGQYAHVVNNTGSPTSGTDTVPSKITQFP